The genomic stretch AACCACACTAGAGAATTGACAAAGACAAATGGCCCAGCAAGCCCTGCATTCGCTGACCACCGAAGAATGCCAACTCGGACATGGAAAAGTTCAGATGTTCCCCTTCTACCGTTTTCTCAAATGGTTTTCCTCTCAAGAAATGTCAGTAAGCTTCTCTATTGGCTCCAACTTCTGTCTGCAACAGCCTGTGTGGTCCTCTCATTGATGAAGCTCATCAGGCATAACTATGGTGAGGTACAAAAAGGAGACACTGACAAGAGGAATCGGCAATCTGCTCTGAATATTTTCTATGCCTTGGCATTGGCAGAAGCACTGTTGTTTCTGACGGAGAAAGCTTACTGGGAGTGGAAAGTCACCTGCCATAAACTGTTGGATGAAGTGAATAAGGAGTGCGAGTTGGGACCTTCAGGTTTGATTTCAATTAGAAGGTTCTTTTATGATGCCTATTCAAAATGTGTAAATGGAAGCATTTTCGATGGCTTGAAGATGGATATGGTTGCTTTTGCTATGGattttttggattcaaattccCCTGATGAGCAGCTTATTGGAGTTAGAATACTTCAACAATTTGCTTTGAATGTGCGATTTTCTGATGACACCCTCCAAAAAATAGGGATAAATATATTGGTGATAGAGAGATTAGTTGAGATGTTGAATTGGACAGACCCACAAGATGAAGAGATCAGGCGATCAGCTGCAGAGATATTGTCAAAACTAGCAGGCAAAAAGCAAAACTCCCTCCGGGTTGCTGGCATACCTGGTGCTATGGAATCAATCTCATCTCTGCTCCAAACCAACAGAAGCTCCAGTGGTGCAGCCGACGAAATCGGTGAAAAGAACATCATCTTTGACCATGCAAATTATGGATCCTGGACATTTAATCATTTAGGACTTGTTATTCTGAAGAAACTTGCACGTGATCATGATAACTGTGGAAAGATTGGAAATACAAGGGGCCTCCTACCAAAAATCATAGATTTTACACATGTTGAAGAAAGGTTGTTGAAGGATAAAAATGTTGCAGCATCTCAGATTCTGACCGTGAAACGATCCCTGCAAGTGGTGAAGATGCTGGCACACACATCTGGCGCCACAGGAAAACATCTACGAAGAGAAATTTCCGAGATAGTTTTCACCATCAGCAACATTAGAGATCTTCTACGGTGCGGAGAGAATCACTCAATGCTGCAGAAGCTTGGCATAGATATCTTAACCAGTCTCGCGCTGGAAGAGGATGCGACAGAGAGGATTGGGGGAACAGGTGGAATTCTGAAGGAGTTGtttaacattttcttcaaaGAGGGAATGCCAGAGAATGAGAATCATGTAAGAATTGCCGCTGGAGAAGCACTATCAATGCTGGCTTTAGAAAGTAAAAGTAACTGCTATCGTATTTTGAAGCTGGATGTACTCGAAAGGCTTGTCGGAGCACTGGAAGTTCCATTGCTTCGTGTAAATGCGGCaagaattttaagaaatttgtgCACCTACAGTGGTGCAGATTGCTTCAACCACCTAAAGGAAGTCACAGCAGCAACACCTACAGTAAGTGCTTTATACAATAACtacaaaattttactttttttcttttccgaCCAATGTTGTTGTCAGAAGAGGCACCAGAATACAAGCTTCACGTTCTATCATCAACACTATAATGACTATATTTTAACCCCTTCCCCTACTATTGCAGGTGCTTAAGGCAATCATGTCAGAAGAGAACAAACTACAGGAAGTGATGATTGGACTAGCGGCACATGTTTTTAAATTCATGACTCCTCAGGAGTCGAGCGTCAAGTTTGAGAAAGCTGGAATTACTGAAGCTGAATTGGCTAATGAATTAATCCATATTTTGAGGAAACATCAATACCCACCAATTCAAATTCCAAGAATAAGGAGGTTTACCATAGAGTTGGCGATATGGATGATGAGAGACAAGGTGACAAATGTAGGTTTTTTCAAGGATCTGGGAATGGAGGAGGTGCTGGAGGCTGTCTTGGAGACCACAGCAGAGCTTGAAAGCTTCAATATTTTCTCTGGTACCGTTGGAGTTAGCCGGCACAACACAACAATCCACTCACTGGTTGATACTGCTTTGAAGTTGCTGGCGGAATGATGAAATCACATGAGGTACTGGATattgatatcaaaataaatgCCATCTTACCTCACATGTGCAGATGAAATTAGCTTGTAAAGACGCACACATAAACATTGGAGGAGATTCTTTTTATCTAAGTAATAAGGATGCGGATGTAATTGTCTTAAGTTATGTCAATAATTGAATCTGCTATTGGTTGAAAATCTCCTGTTACAAAATATTTGGAATTTTCTCCTCCAGACTATTAATATAACTTGCTCATTCAGGCAGGatttaataacaattcaaaaaGACATTCGGTTCCTTCTTTTAGCAGAGACTTGAACCAGCCTAAATATTTTGTTAACCCCTGCCAGTAAGGAGGAACCAATCAAAGTAAACAAACAAAGGCGAATCGGCACTCTATAAGAACACATTGTTATGAATGGCCATTGAATGATAAATACATGAGTCACACACCACAAGGACAGACAAAGATAACCTAAGGCTACACCATGAGTTAATACTACACCATGTACTAAAAAGCATTTGTCAACCATGGGAGAACAAGAATGTAGAGTGTtgccaaaatattaattagCTCACACACTTGGATAACACCATTATACTCAAACGATAGCGAACAAGGAAATCATAACAAAAAGATGTAAATCATAAGTAATCAGATACAAAATACACACCTTGGATACTTGGAGGAACTTGTAGAGGAAGCCGTGGCATAGGGATCCCACAACTCCTGTCCATGTGAGGCTTCTCAGTTTCTCTGATGCAGACTGTGCTGAGTTATCCGAATATAACACACATGCCCTGCAGCACTACCCTTTTATCAGCAGACTAGACAATGTAAAAAATATGGATAGCAGGCAGCTCAACATAGTAGCACAACTAAAATACTTGCTAAAATAAAAGCACCTGGGTAATGATGCATGCTGCCTAGCTCTCAGGTGGTGTAACAGTACCACCTTTTCCATAATGTTCCTCAAGATAAGCAAATTGCTTCTTAAAATGGTCAACAGCACTGCATGaagggaaaataaattgttCAAATTGAATTTAGGCCATCAAGTGAATTAGACCAAACTTTAAAAGATTCTGAGGTTAGTTTGGTTGCGTGGCTTTTTAGGATTCAGATTGGCCTTGGAGGCCCTGACctcaacattattattttttgatgcaTTCCATACCAATGAATCTATTATCTATCACACACTCATCAAACCATATATCAATTTAGCACACCTAACATTCCATAGTATATctaatttctcaaaatcaaacaacGCCAGGATACTAAAAGCATACGCATTCCAACTCTAAAGGCAGAAGTGCAGAACCCAGGTACATTTAACCATTAAACATTAAGCTAAAAACCAGTACCCAAACTGCTCAAATGGGTTCAAGAAGAGTGTATCCTTCATGGCTGTAGGCAAATAGCATATGCACCCGCTGTCATGCTTATGGTTCGATAGGTCACAATGTATGCTTTCCATGAGTTACTGCTGGCTAAGTTTGGTCTGAAGAAGTATTGATTTCACATATATCATAGACAGTAAAATTTTTGTAgctcctctgtttttttttttctttttccttttcctttttttctctttctggcCAAATATAAGAACTATTCACTGGAACGATTAGCATTAATAGCTATAATAGTGTTGAGGGTTCAGATTATAAGtttcaaaaagataaattaaaccTGTACAATGCACATACATCCAATATGCACAGGCATAACAACCTGCTGTTAAACCACATGTACTAAACAATTACTTTCAAGCTAACTAAAGGCAAGCTTCAAGCCAGGCACAGCTTTGATCTATGGGAAAAGGAAAGCTGGGCATCTGCTCATTTACAAGCATGAATGCCTGGCCCACCAAATTGTAACTCTTTCCTGTAGGATTGCAAATGTATGTAATCACATCCGTGTAGGATTGCCTATCTCTTAGAAGTGTTCCAAATCTACCGATTACCTAAGTCAAAGAAGTAgtcaaaaagggaagaaaaaaaaaaaagactgcaACAAAGTCCAACCCAGAGTAGCAGCAATCCAAGTTGTACGGCACAAAGCATAATTAGTAAGATAAgcataaatattttgttaacCCAGACTTGAACCAGCCTAAAGACATTTGGTTCCTTCCTTTGTCACAGACTTGAACCAGCCTAAGTATTTTGCTAACCCCTGCCAGTAAGGAGGAACCAATCAAAGTAAACCAACAAAGGCGAATTGGCACTCTAAAAGAACTCATTGTTACGAATGGCTTGAATGATAAATACACGAGTCACACAACACAAGGACAGACAAAGATAACCTAAGGTTGGTTGGTAATAACATCTTTGGATAATTTGCACTACCAAAAAATTTCCAACCTAATATCTAATTCATTTCCTCTATAAATGTCTAAGAACAAGCAATAGGAAAATGTCATCAACGAGTCAGCAAGTGTATCATGTTGCACGCATCACCAAGAAGTGGCACCCTCATTCTCTATTTACACCATTTCACAAATCAGAGGACACAAAAAAATCGAACAGGGAGTTTATCTGGTAGAAGTTTGTTTGGTTTTCAATGGCTATTCCCAAGCAGGcttttgttgtttggttggGAAATTTGAACAGGGAGTTTAGTGAAGGATCCTCATTATGAATGGGATGCCATTGTTGAACTGGGAGTGAATGGCCGGAAGGGTAAAGGTCTTAAAGCTGTTTTATGCAAGCTAGTGTTGAGCGCTATATATCTATCATATTTGGAGGCAAAGGAACAACATTAGGCATGGAAATCAGGTGCATACTGAGGAGGAAATTATTCATCTAATTAATTTGTTGGGAAGTTCGATCCAGAATCATGTCTACAAGAGGATTTCCGAGAAACAAAGAGAATGAAGAGCTTTGTAGTGGATGGAATTTGCTCGAGAGCAAATTTGGTGTTTgagtgttttcttcttgtttttagtgGCATTCTGTTTTGTGGTATAGCAGTAAGCATTGGTGTTTCTGTTGATTCGTGTTGGTTTTGGTTTGTATTGCTTTATGGTCATTGAATTCTGTTTGTCTGTATTAATTA from Corylus avellana chromosome ca1, CavTom2PMs-1.0 encodes the following:
- the LOC132162519 gene encoding uncharacterized protein LOC132162519: MDRGNSARGEASVHLHIGETFSLGTTIFEPQSGIEKRDSSNTDSVSLPTPSVRAPEKKLTLFALQLAVLEKAATGLGTLGFIWATVVLLGGFAITLDKTDFWFITIILLIEGTRIFSRSHELEWQHQATWSIADAGVNSFRALRSTSQLLIGSVKGIFRPILSVPKQVNHTRELTKTNGPASPAFADHRRMPTRTWKSSDVPLLPFSQMVFLSRNVSKLLYWLQLLSATACVVLSLMKLIRHNYGEVQKGDTDKRNRQSALNIFYALALAEALLFLTEKAYWEWKVTCHKLLDEVNKECELGPSGLISIRRFFYDAYSKCVNGSIFDGLKMDMVAFAMDFLDSNSPDEQLIGVRILQQFALNVRFSDDTLQKIGINILVIERLVEMLNWTDPQDEEIRRSAAEILSKLAGKKQNSLRVAGIPGAMESISSLLQTNRSSSGAADEIGEKNIIFDHANYGSWTFNHLGLVILKKLARDHDNCGKIGNTRGLLPKIIDFTHVEERLLKDKNVAASQILTVKRSLQVVKMLAHTSGATGKHLRREISEIVFTISNIRDLLRCGENHSMLQKLGIDILTSLALEEDATERIGGTGGILKELFNIFFKEGMPENENHVRIAAGEALSMLALESKSNCYRILKLDVLERLVGALEVPLLRVNAARILRNLCTYSGADCFNHLKEVTAATPTVLKAIMSEENKLQEVMIGLAAHVFKFMTPQESSVKFEKAGITEAELANELIHILRKHQYPPIQIPRIRRFTIELAIWMMRDKVTNVGFFKDLGMEEVLEAVLETTAELESFNIFSGTVGVSRHNTTIHSLVDTALKLLAE